A genomic segment from Gracilinanus agilis isolate LMUSP501 chromosome 1, AgileGrace, whole genome shotgun sequence encodes:
- the CASTOR1 gene encoding cytosolic arginine sensor for mTORC1 subunit 1 translates to TSGSSAPLWLQVREQDLPVVIHTLAQEFAIYREVDGEPVPVACDDASNGFHKAKLGPSPTVHPIQSPQNRFCILTLDPDTLPAIATTLMDVLFYSHSASKEGASDDPDLDSIPFFAFSRIEGYISIVMDAETQKKFPSDLLLTSSCGELWRMVRIGGQPLGFDECGIVAQIAGPLAAADISAYYISTFNFDHALVPEDGIDSVIEVLQNRQESCR, encoded by the exons ACAAGTGGATCCTCGGCCCCCCTCTGGCTGCAGGTTCGGGAGCAGGACCTGCCGGTGGTGATCCATACTCTGGCCCAAGAGTTTGCCATCTACCGGGAGGTGGATGGAGAGCCGGTGCCAGTGGCCTGCGATGACGCCAGCAATGGCTTCCACAAAGCCAAACTAG GACCCAGCCCCACTGTCCACCCCATCCAGAGCCCCCAGAACAGATTCTGCATCCTCACGCTGGACCCCGACACCCTCCCTGCCATCGCCACCACGCTCATGGACGTCCTGTTCTACTCCCACAG CGCTTCCAAAGAGGGGGCTTCCGATGACCCGGACCTCGACTCCATCCCCTTCTTCGCCTTCTCGCGCATCGAGGGCTATATCTCTATCGTCATGGACGCAGAGACCCAGAAGAA GTTCCCCAGTGACCTGCTGCTCACCAGCTCCTGCGGAGAACTCTGGAGAATGGTTCGAATCGGGGGACAGCCCCTGGGCTTTG ATGAGTGTGGCATCGTGGCCCAGATCGCTGGGCCCCTGGCCGCTGCCGACATCTCCGCCTACTACATCAGTACCTTCAACTTCGACCATGCCCTG GTACCTGAGGATGGCATTGACAGTGTCATCGAGGTCCTGCAGAATCGTCAGGAGAGCTGCCGGTAG